A window from Actinomycetes bacterium encodes these proteins:
- a CDS encoding acetylornithine/succinylornithine family transaminase, which yields MTSHLMPTYPEPQVTFVRGEGSHLFDDAGNEYLDLLSGLAVTSLGHAHPAVAEALSTQARKLLHVSNLYGTEHNEVVAATLDRLLGGDGQVFFSNSGAEANEAAIKLARRFGGRGRHVVLSAFGSFHGRTLATLHATGQPAKHETFQPLPEGFRHAAWMDSADLERQLDDTVAAVLLEAVQGEGGVNPASAEYLHEVRALCDERGVLLMFDEVQTGLGRCGAWFAHQRSGVKPDVVTMAKALGNGVPIGACWARRDVAGVFEPGDHATTFGGQPLAASAARAVLDVMEAEDVPTRAERAGGRITDALTGSPGVAAVRGAGLLLAVELDLPEGRLAGDVAADLLAGKHGTRVVVNAVTPTALRLAPSLLISDDEIDAGVGAICSAAATGGKAA from the coding sequence ATGACCAGCCACCTGATGCCGACCTACCCGGAGCCGCAGGTCACGTTCGTGCGCGGCGAGGGCAGCCACCTCTTCGACGATGCAGGCAACGAGTACCTCGACCTGCTCAGCGGCCTTGCGGTGACTTCGCTCGGCCACGCCCATCCGGCGGTGGCCGAGGCCCTCTCGACGCAGGCACGCAAGCTGCTGCATGTGTCCAATCTCTACGGCACCGAGCACAACGAGGTCGTGGCCGCCACGCTCGACCGTCTGCTGGGCGGCGACGGGCAGGTCTTCTTCTCGAATTCGGGCGCCGAGGCCAATGAGGCTGCCATCAAGTTGGCCCGGCGATTCGGAGGACGGGGCCGCCATGTGGTCCTGAGCGCATTCGGCAGCTTCCACGGCCGCACGCTGGCCACCCTGCACGCCACCGGGCAGCCGGCCAAGCACGAGACCTTCCAGCCGCTGCCGGAGGGTTTCCGGCATGCGGCCTGGATGGACAGCGCGGACCTGGAGCGTCAGCTCGACGACACGGTCGCCGCGGTGCTGCTCGAAGCCGTGCAGGGTGAAGGCGGGGTCAACCCGGCCTCAGCGGAGTACCTGCACGAGGTGCGGGCCCTGTGCGATGAACGCGGGGTGTTGCTCATGTTCGACGAGGTCCAGACGGGCCTTGGTCGATGCGGGGCGTGGTTCGCCCACCAGCGCAGCGGGGTGAAGCCCGACGTGGTCACGATGGCCAAGGCGCTCGGCAACGGCGTGCCGATCGGTGCCTGCTGGGCGAGGCGGGACGTGGCGGGTGTGTTCGAGCCCGGCGACCACGCCACCACCTTCGGCGGCCAGCCGCTGGCCGCATCAGCTGCGCGGGCGGTGCTTGACGTGATGGAGGCAGAGGACGTGCCGACGCGTGCGGAGCGTGCCGGTGGCCGCATCACCGATGCGCTCACCGGTTCACCCGGCGTTGCAGCGGTGCGTGGTGCGGGGCTGTTGCTGGCGGTTGAGCTCGACCTGCCCGAGGGGCGGCTGGCGGGCGACGTTGCCGCCGATCTGCTCGCCGGCAAGCACGGCACACGGGTCGTGGTCAACGCGGTCACGCCCACGGCGCTGCGGCTCGCCCCCAGCCTGCTGATCAGCGACGACGAGATCGATGCAGGGGTTGGCGCCATCTGCAGTGCCGCCGCTACTGGCGGGAAGGCGGCCTGA
- the argR gene encoding arginine repressor gives MASKAQRQHRIADMLAENEVASQAHLVELLGDAGVSVNQATVSRDLEELGAIKVRVPGGETVYAIPELPRSQVAPVDHLRRVLSDWVVEGDRSGDLVVLGTPPGSAHVVASAIDRNGLTHVLGTVAGDDTILVIAASRKGAAVLSRLRELAGLQ, from the coding sequence ATGGCTTCCAAGGCGCAACGCCAGCACCGCATCGCCGACATGCTCGCGGAGAACGAGGTCGCCAGCCAGGCCCACCTGGTGGAACTGCTCGGCGACGCCGGCGTCAGCGTCAACCAGGCGACGGTGTCGCGCGACCTCGAGGAGCTCGGCGCCATCAAGGTGCGCGTGCCGGGCGGAGAAACCGTGTACGCGATTCCCGAGCTGCCACGGTCCCAGGTCGCACCGGTGGACCATCTGCGGCGGGTGTTGTCGGACTGGGTGGTCGAGGGCGACCGCTCGGGTGACCTGGTGGTACTCGGCACGCCGCCGGGCTCCGCGCACGTGGTGGCCTCCGCGATCGACCGCAACGGCCTGACGCACGTGCTCGGCACCGTCGCGGGTGACGACACCATTCTTGTGATCGCCGCGTCCCGCAAGGGCGCCGCGGTCCTGTCGCGCCTGCGTGAGTTGGCAGGACTCCAGTGA
- a CDS encoding argininosuccinate synthase, giving the protein MAKRVVLAYSGGLDTSVAVRWMIENMGVEVVCLSADVGQEGTLEGNREKALGAGAIAYEELDLREEFARDFIAPLIKANALYEQQYPLVSALSRPLIVKHQVEMARKYDADGIAHGCTGKGNDQVRFEVSSMALAPELELLAPVRNWGFTREDSINYAAEHGIPVGATKEKLYSIDDNLWGRAIECGEMEDPWAEPPEGVWEMTKQTATEPTDLVLAFERGVPVAVDGEAMPLHELIAAVNQRVGSYGWGRLDMVENRRVGIKSRETYEAPGGLAIMLAHADLESITLERDLQREKFRMEHRYAELVYDGLWFSPLKEAYDAFVDASQEPVTGEVRLHLEPGQCYVTGRRAPKSLYDYGLATYDAADRFRHADSEGFVRLWGLGVQTWSGIQGPGSK; this is encoded by the coding sequence ATGGCGAAGCGAGTTGTGCTGGCGTACTCAGGAGGCCTCGACACCTCCGTGGCAGTGCGCTGGATGATCGAGAACATGGGTGTCGAGGTCGTTTGCCTCTCCGCCGACGTTGGCCAGGAGGGCACGCTCGAGGGCAACCGTGAAAAGGCCCTCGGTGCCGGCGCCATCGCGTACGAGGAGCTCGACCTGCGCGAGGAGTTCGCTCGCGACTTCATCGCTCCGCTCATCAAGGCCAACGCCCTCTACGAGCAGCAGTACCCCCTGGTGTCGGCGTTGAGTCGTCCGCTCATCGTGAAGCACCAGGTCGAGATGGCCCGCAAGTACGACGCCGACGGCATTGCACACGGCTGCACCGGCAAGGGCAACGACCAGGTGCGCTTCGAGGTGTCGTCGATGGCCCTCGCGCCAGAGCTCGAACTTCTCGCACCGGTGCGGAACTGGGGCTTCACCCGCGAGGACTCGATCAACTATGCGGCGGAGCACGGCATCCCGGTGGGGGCCACCAAGGAGAAGCTGTACTCCATCGACGACAACCTGTGGGGCCGTGCCATCGAGTGCGGTGAGATGGAGGATCCCTGGGCCGAGCCGCCAGAGGGGGTCTGGGAGATGACGAAGCAGACCGCTACCGAGCCGACGGACCTGGTGCTGGCCTTCGAGCGCGGTGTCCCGGTGGCGGTGGACGGCGAGGCCATGCCCCTGCACGAACTCATCGCAGCGGTCAACCAGAGAGTCGGCTCCTATGGCTGGGGTCGGCTCGACATGGTCGAGAACCGCCGCGTGGGCATCAAGAGCCGCGAGACCTATGAGGCGCCGGGCGGACTCGCGATCATGCTGGCCCACGCCGACCTCGAGTCGATCACGCTCGAGCGCGACCTGCAGCGCGAGAAGTTCCGCATGGAGCACCGTTATGCCGAGTTGGTCTACGACGGCCTGTGGTTCTCGCCGCTGAAGGAGGCCTACGACGCGTTCGTGGACGCCTCACAGGAGCCGGTGACAGGTGAGGTGCGGCTGCACCTGGAGCCCGGCCAGTGCTACGTGACCGGGCGTCGCGCACCGAAATCGCTCTACGACTACGGCCTCGCCACCTACGACGCAGCCGACAGGTTCCGCCATGCCGACTCAGAGGGCTTCGTTCGTCTCTGGGGGTTGGGTGTGCAGACCTGGTCGGGCATCCAGGGGCCGGGGTCCAAGTGA
- the argH gene encoding argininosuccinate lyase — protein sequence MVGHPGAGVQVSDDDPRGHLWHGRFESAPAAELIEFTESLSYDQRLIFSDIACSKAHARGLHNAGLLDEAELGEVLGGLDAVEMEFRDGSLQFVDSDEDIHTAIERRVTELVGSAGGKIHTGRSRNDQVATAFRHHLRSEIDMIASRVLDLVGILADRADEAGAAEGAGPDGQPLYLPGYTHLQQAQPVLLAHHLMAHAWALLRDLDRLADCRGRVDVSPLGAGALAGSSLPLDPDDVAARAGFAARFENSLDATSDRDFVAETLFVLTMVGLHLSRMGEEVVLWTSDEFGFARLDDAFATGSSMLPQKKNPDIAELARGKAGRIIGDLTGLLATMKSLPLAYNRDLQEDKEPLFDALDTVRLGLGAMAGLYRTIQFNGNAMAAAADSPNSAATDLAEMLVSDGVPFREAHATVGTLVRRSLDEGVALSDLVAAEPHLGARAVELFQPGAVVRRRTTPGGAGPKPVADQRARLARAVEAEVARWDRS from the coding sequence CTGGTCGGGCATCCAGGGGCCGGGGTCCAAGTGAGCGACGACGACCCCCGGGGTCACCTGTGGCACGGCAGGTTCGAATCCGCACCTGCGGCGGAACTCATCGAGTTCACCGAGAGCCTGTCCTATGACCAGAGGCTGATCTTCTCGGACATCGCCTGTTCCAAGGCCCACGCGCGCGGGCTTCACAATGCGGGTCTGCTGGATGAGGCCGAACTCGGCGAGGTGCTCGGTGGCCTCGACGCGGTCGAGATGGAGTTCCGCGACGGATCGCTGCAGTTCGTCGACTCCGACGAGGACATCCACACGGCGATCGAGCGCCGGGTCACGGAGCTGGTGGGCTCCGCGGGCGGGAAGATCCACACGGGCCGCTCGCGCAACGACCAGGTGGCAACGGCATTCCGCCACCACTTGCGCAGCGAGATCGACATGATTGCGTCGCGGGTGCTCGATCTGGTGGGGATCCTGGCGGACCGGGCCGACGAGGCGGGCGCAGCAGAGGGAGCAGGGCCCGACGGCCAGCCGCTGTACCTGCCTGGCTATACCCACCTGCAGCAGGCGCAGCCCGTCCTGCTGGCCCACCACCTGATGGCCCATGCCTGGGCGCTGCTGCGCGACCTGGATCGGCTGGCCGACTGCCGGGGTCGCGTCGACGTGTCGCCGCTGGGCGCCGGAGCGCTGGCAGGTTCGTCGCTCCCGCTGGACCCCGACGACGTGGCCGCCAGAGCGGGCTTCGCCGCCAGGTTCGAAAATTCCCTCGATGCCACATCCGACCGCGACTTCGTGGCCGAGACGCTGTTCGTGCTCACGATGGTGGGGCTGCACCTGTCGCGCATGGGCGAAGAAGTGGTGCTCTGGACCAGCGACGAGTTCGGCTTCGCCAGGCTCGACGACGCGTTCGCAACTGGTTCGTCGATGCTCCCGCAGAAGAAGAATCCCGATATCGCCGAACTCGCACGCGGCAAGGCGGGGCGGATCATCGGTGACCTCACCGGGCTGTTGGCCACGATGAAGTCCCTGCCGCTGGCCTACAACCGTGACCTCCAGGAGGACAAGGAGCCGCTGTTCGACGCGCTCGACACCGTGCGCCTCGGCCTGGGTGCCATGGCCGGCCTCTACCGCACAATCCAATTCAACGGCAACGCGATGGCGGCGGCCGCCGACTCGCCCAACTCGGCGGCGACCGACCTCGCCGAGATGCTGGTGTCCGACGGAGTGCCGTTTCGCGAGGCGCATGCAACCGTCGGCACGCTCGTGCGCCGCTCGCTCGACGAGGGCGTGGCGCTGTCGGACCTGGTGGCCGCAGAGCCGCACCTCGGTGCACGGGCGGTGGAGCTCTTCCAGCCGGGGGCTGTGGTGCGGCGGCGCACCACGCCCGGCGGTGCTGGACCCAAGCCGGTGGCCGACCAGCGGGCCCGGCTGGCCCGAGCCGTCGAGGCCGAAGTGGCCCGCTGGGACCGGTCGTGA
- a CDS encoding DNA-3-methyladenine glycosylase: protein MPRTALAGHATEVAPRLLGATLCVGRRCGRVVEVEAYGGADDPASHAYQGRTERNESMFGRPGTLYCYRSYGIHTCANLATGAEGEGQAVLLRAIEPVGGIESMWQDRPAARRERDLANGPGKLCEALGIGLQHDGLDVCDPRSAVALLAAAGPVQHVATGPRVGISRATHRPWRFWVHGSEYVSR from the coding sequence ATTCCGCGCACGGCGCTTGCAGGTCACGCGACGGAGGTGGCTCCACGGCTGTTGGGCGCGACCCTGTGCGTCGGGCGGCGTTGTGGGCGGGTGGTCGAGGTGGAGGCCTATGGCGGCGCGGACGACCCGGCCAGCCATGCCTACCAGGGCCGCACGGAGCGCAACGAGTCGATGTTCGGCCGGCCCGGCACCCTCTACTGCTACCGGTCCTATGGGATTCACACGTGCGCCAACCTCGCCACGGGAGCGGAGGGGGAGGGCCAAGCCGTCCTACTGCGTGCGATCGAGCCGGTTGGCGGCATCGAGTCGATGTGGCAGGACCGCCCGGCTGCACGTCGGGAGCGGGACCTGGCCAACGGGCCCGGCAAGCTGTGCGAGGCTCTCGGCATCGGCCTGCAACACGACGGCCTCGACGTGTGCGACCCGCGCTCGGCGGTGGCCCTGCTCGCAGCCGCCGGGCCGGTGCAACACGTGGCGACCGGGCCGAGGGTAGGGATCTCGCGGGCCACGCACCGACCGTGGCGCTTCTGGGTGCATGGAAGCGAGTATGTGTCGAGATGA
- a CDS encoding NUDIX hydrolase, translated as MGADDPRLAPSRDPQRSRVRLQEAVLPDDRVFADRDRVVRLLDEHGEALADRTTAPGHLTGSALVVDARGERVLLLMHAKLRRWLQPGGHADGDHELAGVALKEASEETGIDGLEVMVPAVDVDIHEVDHGDDLGNHLHLDVRYVVVAPPDAVESGNHESLELRWVTPDELADLADEEGIIRLAAAGLEAFSRRRRGSHTKSSG; from the coding sequence ATGGGTGCCGACGATCCCCGCCTGGCTCCCAGCCGTGACCCGCAGCGCTCGCGTGTGCGCCTGCAAGAAGCGGTCCTGCCCGACGACCGGGTGTTCGCCGACCGTGACCGGGTCGTCAGGCTGCTCGACGAGCACGGAGAGGCGCTTGCCGACCGCACCACGGCGCCGGGCCACCTCACGGGATCGGCGCTGGTCGTCGACGCAAGGGGTGAGCGGGTGTTGCTGCTCATGCACGCCAAGCTGCGACGGTGGCTGCAGCCCGGTGGACATGCAGACGGCGACCACGAGCTCGCGGGTGTTGCGCTGAAGGAAGCCTCCGAGGAGACCGGGATCGACGGCCTCGAGGTGATGGTGCCGGCAGTGGACGTCGACATCCACGAGGTCGATCACGGCGACGACCTCGGCAACCACCTTCATCTGGACGTGCGCTACGTGGTGGTCGCGCCGCCGGATGCGGTCGAGTCGGGCAACCACGAATCCCTCGAACTGCGCTGGGTGACTCCCGACGAGCTGGCGGACCTTGCTGACGAAGAAGGGATCATCCGCCTCGCCGCTGCGGGCCTGGAGGCGTTCAGCCGACGTCGCCGGGGGTCTCACACGAAGTCATCCGGTTGA
- a CDS encoding tyrosine--tRNA ligase, translating to MTMSVSIGGEELLGELGERGLVHDHTDRSELASRLASPTPLYCGFDPTADSLHIGNLQAIMMLARFQAAGHPPFALVGGATGMIGDPGGKTEERQFLDADVLDANRVAIGAQLQRFLDFDGDAAATLVDNRDWTAGVGVLEFLRDVGKYVTVNTMMARDSVRNRLTRESGISFTEFSYMLLQANDFLHLHVEHGVDLQVAGSDQWGNIVTGVDLVRRRTGDTVHGLTAPLIVRADGTKFGKSEGDNVWLSAERTSPYRMYQYFLNVADDDVAPLMLRLTTVSVPECLEVVAGHEAAPERRAGQRRVAQEITSLVHGPGVIEAIEAASAVLFGSAVEEAAAEAFELLDGEVPTTRVGVAELADTDLYELFVRTGLARSKGEVRKNAAGHYLNQAPVASLEEPALGQVHLLHGRYVLLRKGKNKHHLVVVEP from the coding sequence ATGACGATGTCGGTGTCGATCGGTGGTGAGGAGCTCTTGGGAGAGCTCGGCGAGCGCGGTCTGGTGCACGACCACACCGACCGCAGCGAGCTGGCCTCCCGGCTGGCATCGCCCACTCCCCTCTATTGCGGCTTCGACCCCACCGCCGACTCGCTGCACATCGGCAACCTCCAGGCCATCATGATGCTGGCCCGGTTCCAGGCAGCGGGGCATCCGCCCTTCGCCCTGGTGGGCGGCGCCACGGGGATGATCGGTGATCCGGGCGGCAAGACCGAGGAGCGCCAGTTCCTCGATGCGGACGTGCTCGACGCCAACCGGGTGGCGATAGGCGCCCAGCTGCAGCGTTTCCTCGACTTCGACGGCGACGCTGCGGCCACCCTGGTCGACAACCGCGACTGGACCGCCGGGGTGGGGGTGCTCGAGTTCCTTCGCGACGTGGGCAAGTACGTCACGGTCAACACGATGATGGCCCGCGACTCGGTCAGGAACCGCCTCACCCGCGAGTCGGGGATCTCGTTCACCGAGTTCTCCTACATGCTCCTGCAGGCCAACGACTTCCTGCACCTGCACGTGGAGCACGGAGTCGACCTGCAGGTGGCCGGATCCGACCAGTGGGGCAACATCGTGACCGGTGTGGACCTGGTGCGTCGGCGCACGGGCGACACCGTGCACGGCCTTACTGCGCCGCTGATCGTGCGCGCCGATGGAACCAAGTTCGGCAAGTCCGAGGGCGACAACGTGTGGCTGTCGGCCGAGCGCACCAGCCCCTACAGGATGTACCAGTACTTCCTCAACGTGGCCGACGACGACGTGGCGCCGCTGATGTTGCGCCTCACCACGGTGTCCGTGCCGGAGTGCCTCGAGGTCGTTGCGGGCCATGAGGCCGCCCCGGAGCGCCGCGCTGGCCAACGCCGTGTGGCCCAGGAGATCACCTCGCTGGTGCACGGCCCAGGCGTGATCGAGGCGATCGAGGCCGCTTCCGCCGTGCTGTTCGGGTCAGCGGTCGAGGAAGCGGCAGCCGAAGCCTTCGAGCTGCTCGACGGGGAGGTGCCGACCACACGGGTCGGCGTGGCGGAGCTGGCCGACACGGACCTGTACGAACTGTTCGTGCGCACCGGGCTGGCCCGGTCGAAGGGCGAGGTGCGAAAGAACGCAGCCGGGCACTACCTCAACCAGGCACCGGTGGCGTCGCTCGAGGAGCCGGCGCTGGGGCAGGTCCACCTGCTGCACGGCCGCTACGTCTTGCTCCGCAAAGGCAAGAACAAGCATCATCTCGTGGTGGTTGAGCCGTGA